In Bacillota bacterium, the following proteins share a genomic window:
- a CDS encoding sialate O-acetylesterase, with protein MKENFNLAPIFTDYMVFQTGKPIHIFGSCKKGVEIKVLFFNNEVKIKTKSKQFLIELPSSEVVKQGFSFTVVSKRQSKTIYNCLVGDVYLIAGESNVEFPLKESNDTLIQEQALIRYFDVPSLPYEGAEKEFPTIYKSDSKWLICDKESPLCFSALGYYISHNIFENIRIPVGIISCNYANTSIFSWMNYQDILENEKLRKHLKEYQEEIYKFSTTEEYDKCYKEKVYELQDYENKLKSLSQQGVKISQIEDTNLLGPKPELPIGPKHPNRPSGIYNSMLKTIFLCHLKGIIYYQGESDVKNDSFYQEAFQTLVKSWRREFNNLRLPFFFTQIAGYNYPLHESQCVSNIRDAQTNCINPNNQVFMVSAIDVGDEFDINPKDKCVISQRIANVILEKIYHTGKNSLSPAYFSYQFSKNKLIIYTQFNHLNLVSKSRQNKGIYLSEDGLFFYETNKVELMNNQIVISNIKNIKEVRYAIQPYPICDIYSSNELPLLPFKVKIDI; from the coding sequence ATGAAAGAAAACTTTAATTTAGCACCAATTTTTACTGATTATATGGTTTTTCAAACCGGAAAGCCAATCCATATTTTTGGGTCATGTAAAAAGGGAGTTGAAATTAAGGTTTTATTTTTTAATAATGAAGTTAAAATTAAAACAAAAAGTAAGCAATTTTTAATTGAGCTTCCTTCATCCGAAGTTGTAAAACAAGGGTTCTCATTTACAGTTGTTTCTAAAAGACAATCTAAAACCATCTATAATTGCTTAGTTGGAGATGTATATTTAATTGCAGGAGAGTCAAATGTTGAATTTCCATTAAAAGAATCAAACGACACTTTGATACAAGAACAAGCACTCATTCGTTATTTTGATGTACCGTCACTTCCTTATGAAGGTGCAGAGAAAGAATTTCCTACAATCTATAAATCTGATTCCAAATGGTTAATTTGTGACAAAGAATCACCACTTTGTTTTAGTGCTTTGGGATATTACATTTCTCATAATATTTTTGAAAATATCCGAATTCCAGTGGGAATTATTTCATGTAATTACGCGAATACATCTATTTTTTCTTGGATGAATTATCAAGATATTCTTGAAAACGAAAAACTTCGAAAACATCTAAAAGAGTATCAAGAAGAAATTTATAAATTTTCAACCACAGAAGAATATGATAAATGTTATAAAGAAAAAGTATACGAGCTTCAAGACTATGAAAATAAATTAAAATCTCTTTCACAACAAGGGGTAAAAATCTCGCAAATTGAAGACACTAATCTTCTTGGGCCTAAGCCCGAATTGCCTATTGGACCAAAGCACCCGAATCGACCTTCTGGAATATATAACTCAATGTTAAAAACGATTTTTCTCTGTCATTTAAAAGGAATTATATATTATCAAGGGGAATCAGATGTTAAAAATGATTCCTTTTATCAAGAAGCGTTTCAAACGCTTGTGAAAAGTTGGAGAAGAGAATTTAATAATTTGAGACTTCCTTTCTTTTTTACCCAAATTGCGGGGTATAATTATCCGCTTCATGAATCTCAATGTGTTTCTAATATAAGGGATGCACAAACAAATTGTATCAATCCTAATAATCAAGTCTTCATGGTTTCTGCCATTGATGTTGGCGACGAATTTGATATTAATCCAAAAGACAAATGTGTCATATCACAAAGAATTGCGAACGTCATTTTAGAAAAAATCTATCATACAGGAAAAAACTCGCTTTCCCCAGCTTATTTTAGTTACCAATTTTCAAAAAATAAATTAATTATTTATACCCAGTTTAATCATCTCAATCTTGTTTCAAAATCAAGACAAAATAAAGGGATTTATTTAAGCGAAGATGGGCTGTTTTTTTATGAAACCAACAAAGTGGAATTAATGAATAATCAAATTGTAATCTCAAACATTAAAAACATTAAGGAAGTAAGATATGCAATTCAGCCTTATCCGATTTGCGACATCTATTCTTCAAACGAATTACCATTACTACCATTTAAAGTTAAGATTGATATTTAG
- a CDS encoding ATP-dependent DNA helicase, giving the protein MKDLRVSAKEIAELLYGSGNITSDRITLARAQEGTQIHQYWQNKYSECDQKEVFVKTDFFEEEMHLEITGRIDGILLRDNKLILEEIKSTYVDFEYLDETSFPSHLVQAKLYAYLYSLEKKLKKIEIWLTYIQVEDKEIYRIEKTITFKVLETFFNKIIHKYLEWIKRLNRHEEERQKSIVGLNFPFPEYRLNQRELMANIYRSILEKEILYAIAPTGIGKTIATIYSALKTIHMPRQKIFYLSAKNDGKQIALDTIALLEEKGLIAKTCEITAKDPMCFLKERDCDPAVCKYANGYYKKLYKALSDLLENESIYSKDIIKKYAKKHSVCPFELSLDISNYSDIIICDYNYVFDPRVHLIRYFEDTVYQPILLVDEAHNLVSRSRDMYSATLSNDTFIKLKGLVRFLKPSPKREISNILDLFMEMELELLEVDFIKKDNLNEFFIQTLRKLLVKFDQALSSDKKIINRSLIVEIYFEIYQFVKVSEFYNQEFVFLLERSEQIIQVSIKCLNASEFIKSTITNFAQACTFFSATLDPIYYYKALLTGGIGKDVKMISSFKQDNLLLLAVDSVSTRYHDRQDSIQIIKDVTDALIHSKKGNYILFFPSYQYLNLLLDNLNLNPDQFDVIIQRKEMTLKQRSDYLMMFKTSSEKTQIGLFVMGGIFGESIDLIGDMLSGVLIVGVGLPALSPYNNILRSHFDQEFQSGFDFAYTYPGLNKVIQAVGRVIRSETDRGIAILLDDRFTSRKYMQLYPKEWSHITTLNQPKKIKKALDYFWKEEENHETFKK; this is encoded by the coding sequence ATGAAAGACTTACGAGTTAGCGCAAAAGAAATCGCTGAATTGTTATATGGAAGTGGGAATATAACAAGCGATCGTATTACGCTTGCAAGAGCGCAAGAAGGAACGCAAATTCATCAATATTGGCAAAACAAATATAGCGAATGCGATCAAAAAGAAGTCTTTGTTAAGACCGATTTTTTTGAGGAAGAAATGCATTTAGAAATCACTGGAAGAATCGATGGAATTTTATTAAGAGATAATAAACTAATATTAGAAGAAATTAAATCGACCTATGTTGACTTTGAATATTTAGATGAAACTTCATTTCCTAGTCATTTGGTTCAAGCAAAACTATATGCATACCTTTATTCTTTGGAAAAGAAATTAAAGAAAATTGAGATTTGGTTAACCTATATCCAAGTAGAGGACAAAGAAATTTATAGGATTGAAAAAACAATTACGTTTAAAGTGCTTGAAACTTTCTTCAATAAAATAATCCATAAATATTTAGAGTGGATTAAGCGTCTCAATCGGCATGAAGAAGAAAGACAAAAATCAATTGTTGGGTTAAATTTTCCCTTTCCAGAATATCGACTAAACCAACGTGAATTAATGGCCAATATTTATCGCTCCATCTTAGAAAAAGAAATTTTATATGCGATAGCTCCTACCGGAATTGGCAAAACCATCGCGACGATTTACTCAGCATTAAAAACAATTCATATGCCAAGACAGAAAATTTTTTATTTGAGTGCAAAAAACGATGGAAAACAAATTGCTCTCGATACGATAGCTTTATTAGAAGAAAAAGGATTAATCGCTAAAACTTGCGAAATAACAGCAAAGGATCCTATGTGTTTTTTAAAAGAAAGAGATTGTGATCCTGCAGTTTGCAAATACGCCAACGGCTATTACAAAAAACTATATAAAGCTTTATCAGATCTCTTAGAAAACGAATCCATTTATTCCAAAGATATCATAAAAAAATACGCTAAAAAACATAGTGTTTGTCCTTTTGAATTATCTCTTGATATTTCTAATTATTCCGATATTATCATTTGTGATTACAACTATGTTTTCGATCCTAGAGTTCATCTGATTCGGTATTTTGAAGACACAGTCTATCAACCAATTTTACTTGTGGATGAAGCACATAATTTGGTTTCTAGAAGTAGAGATATGTATAGTGCAACGTTAAGTAACGATACGTTTATAAAACTCAAAGGATTGGTTCGTTTTTTAAAACCAAGTCCAAAAAGAGAAATTTCAAACATACTTGATTTGTTTATGGAAATGGAACTTGAACTTCTTGAAGTTGACTTCATAAAAAAAGATAATTTAAATGAATTTTTCATTCAGACATTAAGGAAATTGTTAGTAAAATTTGATCAAGCGCTTTCATCGGATAAGAAAATTATTAATCGAAGTTTAATCGTTGAAATCTATTTTGAAATTTATCAATTTGTGAAAGTCAGCGAGTTTTACAATCAAGAATTTGTCTTTTTGTTAGAGCGAAGCGAACAAATTATTCAAGTGTCGATTAAATGTTTAAATGCAAGCGAATTTATAAAAAGCACGATAACAAACTTTGCACAAGCCTGTACTTTTTTTAGTGCTACACTTGATCCAATTTATTATTACAAAGCATTATTAACTGGAGGAATTGGAAAAGACGTTAAAATGATTTCTTCGTTCAAACAAGATAATTTATTGTTACTGGCTGTTGACTCTGTTTCTACAAGATATCACGACAGACAAGATTCCATACAAATAATCAAAGATGTAACAGACGCTTTAATTCATAGCAAAAAAGGAAACTATATTTTGTTCTTTCCATCCTATCAATATTTAAATTTGCTTTTAGATAATCTCAATTTAAACCCAGATCAATTTGATGTGATTATCCAAAGAAAGGAAATGACATTAAAACAACGTTCTGACTATTTGATGATGTTCAAAACTTCAAGTGAAAAGACTCAAATTGGTTTGTTTGTTATGGGAGGAATATTTGGTGAATCCATTGATTTGATTGGAGATATGTTAAGTGGTGTTTTAATAGTTGGGGTTGGGCTTCCCGCTTTAAGTCCTTATAACAATATTTTAAGATCCCATTTTGACCAAGAATTTCAAAGCGGGTTTGATTTTGCTTATACGTATCCTGGATTAAACAAAGTTATTCAAGCTGTTGGACGAGTGATCCGTTCTGAGACAGACAGAGGGATAGCGATTTTACTTGATGACCGATTTACTTCCAGAAAATATATGCAATTATATCCCAAAGAATGGAGCCATATTACAACACTTAATCAACCTAAGAAGATAAAAAAAGCGTTAGACTATTTTTGGAAAGAAGAGGAAAATCATGAAACTTTTAAAAAATAA
- the rplD gene encoding 50S ribosomal protein L4, whose protein sequence is MPKLALLNQAGESVGEINLADSVFGVESNQQVIYDVVKAQRAAMRQGNAKTKTRTEVRGGGRKPFRQKGTGHARQGSIRAPQWVGGGVVFGPIPRSYDYKINKKIRRLALKIVLSDKVREEGIIAINQLVLETNKTKGMVEVLNNLKMTGKIMLLLDDVNEMADIASRNIPNVTTVTYDHISVYDVMNTTHIIATELALKKIEEGLI, encoded by the coding sequence ATGCCTAAATTAGCATTGTTAAATCAAGCAGGAGAATCTGTAGGAGAAATTAACTTAGCTGATTCCGTATTTGGAGTTGAATCAAATCAACAAGTCATTTATGACGTAGTGAAAGCACAAAGAGCTGCTATGCGTCAAGGAAATGCAAAAACCAAAACAAGGACAGAAGTAAGAGGTGGCGGCCGTAAACCGTTTCGTCAAAAAGGAACAGGACATGCTCGTCAAGGATCCATTCGTGCACCACAATGGGTTGGTGGAGGAGTTGTTTTTGGCCCAATTCCACGTAGTTATGATTATAAAATTAACAAAAAAATTCGTCGCTTAGCTTTAAAGATTGTTTTATCTGATAAAGTACGCGAGGAAGGTATTATCGCTATAAATCAATTAGTGTTAGAGACTAATAAAACCAAAGGGATGGTTGAAGTCTTAAACAATTTAAAAATGACTGGAAAAATTATGTTATTACTAGATGACGTAAATGAAATGGCGGATATTGCATCAAGAAATATTCCGAACGTTACAACCGTTACATATGATCACATCAGTGTATATGATGTAATGAATACAACGCATATTATTGCAACCGAATTAGCTTTAAAGAAAATCGAGGAGGGATTAATTTAA
- a CDS encoding glycerophosphodiester phosphodiesterase yields MRDLEWIKTTLIAHRGLHTLDQIIPENTLIAFEKAMEKGYGIEFDVNVLKDGTIVCFHDKDLNRLCGVNEYLKNVTFEEIKDLTILKSAQKIPTLKTVLDFIDAKVPLLIELKPYGNFETLCSNFVDTMKDYKGVWAMHSFHPSILMWFKKHHPEIVRGQITEYFTDDLTIKKTTKFLMKRMALNFLTKPDFINYGMKDMPNRFIDRQMKKGRVVIGYASTTQEQFDWMKAHYHNSVFEYFEPKNRP; encoded by the coding sequence ATGCGTGATTTAGAATGGATTAAAACAACATTAATAGCTCATAGAGGTCTTCACACCTTAGATCAAATCATCCCAGAAAACACTCTAATCGCTTTTGAAAAGGCAATGGAAAAAGGTTATGGAATAGAATTTGATGTTAATGTCTTAAAAGATGGAACCATAGTTTGTTTTCATGACAAAGATTTAAATCGTCTTTGTGGTGTAAATGAGTATTTAAAAAACGTTACCTTTGAAGAAATCAAAGATTTAACGATTTTAAAATCTGCTCAAAAAATACCAACACTTAAAACCGTTCTTGATTTTATTGATGCAAAAGTTCCTTTATTGATTGAATTGAAACCTTATGGAAATTTTGAAACATTATGTTCAAACTTTGTGGATACAATGAAAGATTATAAAGGAGTTTGGGCTATGCATTCATTTCACCCTTCCATTCTTATGTGGTTTAAAAAGCATCATCCCGAAATTGTTAGAGGACAAATTACAGAGTATTTTACAGACGATTTAACCATAAAAAAAACGACGAAGTTTTTGATGAAAAGAATGGCTTTAAATTTTCTTACAAAACCTGATTTTATTAATTATGGTATGAAAGACATGCCAAATCGATTTATTGATAGACAAATGAAAAAAGGCCGAGTCGTAATTGGCTATGCTTCGACAACACAAGAACAATTTGATTGGATGAAAGCTCATTATCATAATTCGGTATTTGAATATTTTGAACCAAAAAACAGACCCTAA
- the rplW gene encoding 50S ribosomal protein L23, with protein MDKYQIIKRPLVSEKSTKLSEKGKYTFEVDKNANKIQIKEAIESIFDVKVTKVNVINGMAKAKRVGQHSGFTAAVSKAIITLAEGYKIDIYSA; from the coding sequence ATGGACAAATATCAAATAATAAAACGCCCGCTCGTTTCTGAAAAGTCGACAAAATTATCGGAAAAAGGCAAATATACCTTTGAAGTAGATAAAAACGCAAATAAAATCCAAATCAAAGAAGCAATTGAATCTATCTTTGATGTGAAAGTCACAAAGGTAAATGTCATAAACGGAATGGCCAAAGCAAAAAGAGTTGGTCAACATTCTGGATTTACAGCCGCTGTCAGTAAAGCTATCATTACGCTTGCTGAAGGTTATAAAATCGACATTTATTCTGCGTAA
- a CDS encoding iron-containing alcohol dehydrogenase, with amino-acid sequence MENFRFFSPTEFIFGKDSELEIGNLLKKVKAKKILIHFGGGSIIRSGLLSRIETILKEEKITYLKLGGVLPNPRSGLVYEGIELCKKEQVDFVLAIGGGSAIDSAKAIAAGAKYDGDFWDFYDQKASITDALPVGVILTIPAAGSEGSQSSVITLENGMLKRGTVSKFYRPVFSIINPELTYSLPMYQTAAGIVDMMSHIFERYLTKSKGVQLTDRLSEATLISIIEASRQILINPNDYEARSTICWAGTIAHNGILGVGRIEDWATHGLEHELSALYDVTHGAGLAVMFPSYMRYTVDEDVNRYYQLATTVFGVSGNLQNKKEVALKGIDALESFFKEIGMPTSFKEIKAKEEDIDKLIEKLKVNRGNHFGSFKKLSLDDAKKIYMFACK; translated from the coding sequence ATGGAAAATTTTCGTTTTTTTAGTCCCACAGAATTTATATTTGGAAAAGATTCTGAACTTGAAATTGGAAACTTATTAAAAAAAGTAAAAGCAAAAAAAATATTAATTCATTTTGGAGGAGGTTCTATTATTCGAAGTGGATTATTATCAAGAATTGAAACAATACTTAAGGAAGAAAAAATTACCTATTTAAAATTAGGTGGAGTTCTCCCAAATCCAAGAAGTGGATTGGTATATGAAGGAATTGAATTATGCAAGAAAGAGCAAGTTGATTTTGTATTAGCTATTGGCGGAGGATCTGCAATTGATTCCGCAAAAGCCATTGCAGCGGGAGCGAAATATGATGGCGATTTTTGGGATTTTTACGATCAAAAAGCATCGATTACAGATGCGCTTCCTGTAGGGGTTATTTTAACCATTCCAGCTGCTGGATCTGAAGGATCCCAATCTAGTGTAATCACCCTAGAAAACGGAATGTTAAAAAGGGGAACAGTTAGCAAATTTTATAGACCTGTTTTTTCAATTATTAATCCCGAACTAACTTATTCTTTACCTATGTATCAAACTGCAGCAGGTATTGTTGATATGATGAGTCATATCTTTGAAAGATATTTGACAAAATCAAAAGGAGTTCAATTAACTGATCGTTTATCAGAAGCAACCCTTATTTCTATCATAGAAGCTTCAAGACAAATTTTAATTAACCCAAACGATTATGAAGCTAGGTCTACAATCTGTTGGGCGGGAACGATTGCACACAATGGAATCTTAGGCGTTGGAAGAATAGAAGATTGGGCAACACATGGCTTAGAACACGAACTAAGCGCTTTGTACGATGTAACACATGGTGCAGGGCTTGCAGTGATGTTTCCTTCTTATATGCGCTATACTGTAGACGAAGATGTTAATCGATATTATCAATTAGCGACGACTGTTTTTGGGGTTTCAGGAAATTTACAAAACAAAAAAGAGGTCGCTTTAAAAGGAATTGATGCTTTGGAATCCTTTTTTAAAGAAATAGGAATGCCGACTTCGTTTAAAGAAATTAAAGCCAAAGAAGAAGACATCGATAAACTTATTGAGAAATTGAAAGTAAATAGAGGAAACCATTTTGGCTCTTTTAAAAAGTTATCTTTAGATGATGCGAAAAAAATATATATGTTCGCTTGCAAGTAA
- the rpsS gene encoding 30S ribosomal protein S19, with amino-acid sequence MSRSVKKGPFCDDHLMKKVVEANRLNSKKVIQTWSRRSTIFPQFVGLTLGVHNGKEHIPVYVTEDMVGHKLGEFSPTRTYRGHADKKVVKKSSGGGK; translated from the coding sequence ATGTCACGTTCAGTAAAAAAAGGTCCGTTTTGTGATGATCACTTAATGAAAAAAGTGGTTGAAGCAAATCGATTAAATTCAAAAAAAGTCATACAAACATGGTCAAGACGTTCTACAATTTTCCCACAATTTGTTGGACTAACCCTCGGAGTACATAATGGAAAAGAACATATTCCAGTATATGTTACAGAAGATATGGTTGGACACAAATTAGGAGAGTTCTCTCCAACTAGAACTTATCGCGGCCACGCCGACAAGAAAGTTGTAAAAAAATCATCAGGAGGAGGCAAATAG
- the rpsJ gene encoding 30S ribosomal protein S10, which translates to MAANQVIRIRLKSYDHRLLDQSAKKIVDTAKKTGATVSGPIPLPTEKEIFTVLRSPHVNKDSREQFERRTHKRLIDIVNPSAKTIDSLMHLDLPSGVDIVLK; encoded by the coding sequence ATGGCTGCAAATCAAGTTATCAGAATCAGATTAAAATCTTATGATCACAGATTATTAGATCAATCAGCAAAGAAAATTGTTGATACGGCAAAGAAAACAGGTGCTACAGTATCTGGACCGATTCCGTTACCAACGGAAAAAGAAATCTTCACGGTTTTAAGAAGTCCTCATGTTAACAAAGATTCTCGAGAACAATTTGAAAGAAGAACTCACAAACGTTTAATTGACATCGTGAATCCTTCAGCAAAAACAATTGATTCGTTAATGCATCTCGACTTACCATCTGGTGTCGACATTGTATTAAAGTAA
- a CDS encoding NAD-dependent epimerase/dehydratase family protein yields MKCFVTGATGHIGNVLVKELFEQGYFVTSLVLPKDNYKMIEAYSDIVIGNILDYEFLLKSIKDFDVVFHLAGIVEIGTGNKKNIFRVNVEGTKNIVKVCQTNRIKRLVYTSSVHAIPELPKGELMMEVNEFDPKFVKGHYAKSKTIATDFVLNQTDPELEVVICHPSGVIGPYDYQLSNVSQLFIDFLMGRLTAYLNGGYNFVDVRDVAKGIRLAFEKGNDKNCYILSGHEITVKELLDSISLHTGKKKIKTKLSYWFILSMSYFAEIYYKIVRQKPLFTHYSIIVLNSNYHFSNEKARNELGFTSRDIQESIQDSILFSKQNYLTKKGKKYYRKSIKT; encoded by the coding sequence ATGAAATGCTTCGTGACTGGCGCTACGGGACACATTGGAAATGTACTGGTAAAAGAGCTGTTTGAACAAGGATATTTTGTGACTTCTTTAGTCTTGCCAAAAGACAATTATAAAATGATTGAAGCCTATTCTGATATTGTAATTGGAAACATTTTAGATTATGAGTTTTTATTAAAATCAATTAAAGATTTTGATGTTGTTTTTCATTTAGCGGGCATTGTTGAAATTGGCACTGGAAACAAGAAAAATATTTTCAGAGTAAATGTCGAGGGAACAAAAAACATTGTAAAAGTATGCCAAACAAATCGTATTAAGCGTCTTGTTTATACTTCAAGCGTTCATGCGATTCCGGAACTCCCTAAAGGAGAACTCATGATGGAAGTAAATGAGTTTGATCCTAAATTTGTAAAAGGACATTATGCTAAATCTAAGACAATTGCCACTGATTTTGTTTTAAATCAAACTGACCCAGAGTTAGAAGTAGTGATTTGTCATCCTTCAGGAGTGATAGGACCCTACGATTATCAACTATCAAATGTAAGTCAATTATTTATCGATTTTTTGATGGGAAGACTTACCGCTTATTTAAATGGAGGATATAATTTTGTTGACGTTCGTGATGTTGCAAAAGGCATAAGACTCGCTTTTGAAAAAGGAAATGACAAAAATTGCTATATCTTATCAGGGCATGAAATTACGGTCAAAGAATTGCTAGATTCTATTTCGCTTCATACTGGAAAAAAGAAGATCAAAACAAAACTTTCTTATTGGTTTATACTGTCAATGAGTTATTTTGCAGAAATATATTATAAAATCGTGAGACAAAAACCATTGTTTACGCATTACTCTATTATTGTATTGAATTCTAATTATCATTTTTCTAATGAAAAGGCAAGAAACGAGTTAGGGTTTACTTCAAGAGATATTCAAGAGTCTATTCAAGATTCGATTTTATTTTCGAAACAAAATTATTTAACAAAAAAAGGAAAAAAATATTATAGAAAATCAATAAAAACTTAA
- the rplB gene encoding 50S ribosomal protein L2, whose translation MAIIKYKPLTPGLRGMTKLDYKELSDVKPEKSLLAPLKKEGGRNNQGKITVRHQAGGEKRKYRIIDFKRNKDGIKGKVASIEYDPNRSANIALIHYLDGEKRYIIAPKNLTVGMTIESGEGADIVVGNALPIKNIPVGTVIHNIELYPGKGGQLIRAAGTSAQILGREERYVLVRLKSGEVRRILGVCRATIGEVGNEFYELVNLGKAGRKRHMGVKPTVRGSVMNPVDHPHGGGEGKQPVGHPSPLTPWGKVALGMITRKSHKSSDKLIVRRRNK comes from the coding sequence ATGGCTATTATCAAGTATAAACCACTGACACCTGGTTTACGAGGAATGACAAAGTTAGATTACAAAGAATTATCAGATGTCAAGCCAGAGAAATCACTTCTTGCCCCACTTAAAAAAGAGGGTGGAAGAAACAATCAAGGTAAGATTACCGTTCGTCATCAAGCTGGTGGCGAAAAAAGAAAATATCGTATTATCGACTTCAAACGTAATAAAGATGGAATTAAAGGAAAAGTAGCTTCTATTGAATACGATCCAAATCGTAGTGCAAACATTGCCTTAATCCATTATCTTGATGGCGAAAAACGCTATATCATCGCTCCAAAAAATTTGACAGTCGGAATGACTATTGAATCTGGAGAGGGTGCCGATATCGTTGTTGGAAATGCTTTACCAATTAAAAACATTCCTGTTGGTACCGTGATTCACAACATCGAATTATATCCTGGAAAAGGCGGTCAATTAATTAGAGCAGCTGGAACGAGTGCTCAAATTCTAGGCCGTGAAGAACGATATGTATTAGTACGATTAAAATCTGGAGAAGTTAGACGGATTTTAGGCGTATGCCGCGCAACCATTGGCGAAGTTGGTAATGAATTTTACGAACTTGTTAATCTTGGTAAAGCCGGAAGAAAACGTCATATGGGTGTCAAACCAACCGTTCGTGGTTCGGTTATGAATCCAGTTGACCATCCTCATGGAGGTGGAGAAGGAAAACAACCTGTTGGACATCCATCACCATTAACGCCTTGGGGGAAAGTAGCACTTGGAATGATTACTAGAAAATCTCATAAATCTAGCGATAAATTAATCGTTAGACGCAGAAATAAATAA
- the rplC gene encoding 50S ribosomal protein L3 produces the protein MAKGILGRKVGMTQVFDIEGRLIPVTVIEVTPNIVLQKKTVETDGYEAIQLGFMDKRANIVNKPLTGHFEKVGTTPKRYIKEIRLSGMMEYEAGQEVKCDIFAAGDFVDATGTSKGKGFQGVIKRHNFHTGPMAHGSKYHRGVGSMGVIAPNRIRKGKKMPGRMGFETVTIQNLTVVRADVENNILLVKGNVPGANKSLVIIQNAIKKQK, from the coding sequence ATGGCAAAAGGTATCTTAGGAAGAAAAGTAGGAATGACTCAAGTGTTTGACATTGAAGGTAGATTAATTCCGGTTACAGTAATCGAAGTTACTCCAAATATTGTCTTACAAAAGAAAACAGTTGAGACTGATGGATACGAAGCGATTCAATTAGGGTTTATGGATAAAAGAGCTAACATAGTCAATAAACCACTTACTGGTCACTTTGAAAAAGTTGGAACAACACCTAAGCGCTACATAAAAGAGATTCGTCTTTCTGGAATGATGGAATACGAAGCTGGCCAAGAGGTAAAATGTGATATATTTGCCGCTGGTGATTTTGTAGACGCAACAGGAACTTCAAAAGGGAAAGGTTTTCAAGGTGTGATTAAGCGTCACAACTTCCATACCGGACCAATGGCTCATGGATCAAAATATCATCGTGGTGTTGGATCAATGGGAGTTATTGCTCCAAACCGTATTCGAAAAGGTAAGAAAATGCCTGGTAGAATGGGCTTTGAAACTGTAACAATCCAAAATTTGACAGTAGTTCGCGCTGATGTCGAAAACAACATTTTGTTAGTAAAAGGAAATGTACCAGGAGCAAATAAATCATTAGTTATAATTCAAAATGCAATTAAAAAACAAAAATAG